A window of Halovivax gelatinilyticus genomic DNA:
ACCAGTCTGTAAACTCCTCCGGCGGCCGAATCCGACGCATCAGGTCGGCCTCCGCGAGCCCCGGAGAGAGGAAATCCCACCCGATCGGCTCGTAGTCGAGCGAGTAGTCACGGTCGTCGGCGAAAAAGCGCTCGGCCGTCTCGACCGTCTTCGACTCGAGCGAGGTGTCGTCGACCGCCCGGGCGTAATCGAGGACGCACGCGAGGGCGAACGCCGAATTTCCGTGGGTACCGACTCGCAGTAGCCGGTCCATCGGTAGAAAGTTCGTCTCGACGAGGTCAACGATGGTCGACTCCAGCGGGCGGAGCGTCTCGGCCCACCGGTCGGCACGGCCGTCGTCCCACGCGCGCAGTTCCACGGCGAGGCGCAACAGCCAGCCCCAGCCGTAGGGGCGCTCGAACGTCTCGTTCTCCGTGAAGAACGCCACCTCGCCGGCGACGGCGTCGGGGGTGAGTCGGGCGTCGATGCTCGCCTCGATCGCCGATTCGTCGGGATGGCCCTCGATCAGGCGGAGCTGGCGCACCAGCGACCAGTGGCTGTGGACCGCCGAGTGCCAGTCGTAACAGCCGTAGAACACCGGATGCTGGTCGGACGGGCGGGCGGTGTCGTCCGGCGAGTCGACCGACCGAACGTAGTGAGGGTACTCGCGATCGACGCAGGCGAGCGGGTGCGCGGCGAGGCTC
This region includes:
- a CDS encoding DUF2891 domain-containing protein, which translates into the protein MNPLDRVDTQTILAGQGDWIDDELATSLAAHPLACVDREYPHYVRSVDSPDDTARPSDQHPVFYGCYDWHSAVHSHWSLVRQLRLIEGHPDESAIEASIDARLTPDAVAGEVAFFTENETFERPYGWGWLLRLAVELRAWDDGRADRWAETLRPLESTIVDLVETNFLPMDRLLRVGTHGNSAFALACVLDYARAVDDTSLESKTVETAERFFADDRDYSLDYEPIGWDFLSPGLAEADLMRRIRPPEEFTDWFEDFLPAVVDDPRTALPDPIGVAPGTDDGMALHLVGLDLSRAWCLAGIADVIEDASLRNALTDSAGAHAEAGLELAFTDDYDGAHWLTSFVCYLVTRNDGLIAPPPSDA